Proteins co-encoded in one Mastacembelus armatus chromosome 24, fMasArm1.2, whole genome shotgun sequence genomic window:
- the LOC113137090 gene encoding usherin isoform X2 — protein sequence MLHKALKKPPFTRERPPLVALPMQKRSPMAVYPPSNSVLFDTVPDTTGSSHSVTLKGFTMKIEEVLEPKCEPAEEVPPQGELEILSVNSLRRSISQVMDGKSLTGDDEAWDPTISGHDSGMFMDDEEFVDTIKGFSTVRKEHTMFTDTNL from the exons ATGCTTCATAAG GCCCTGAAAAAACCCCCCTTCACCAGAGAGAGACCTCCACTGGTGGCCCTACCCATGCAGAAGAGGAGCCCCATGGCTGTTTACCCACCCAGTAACTCTGTTTTG TTTGACACTGTGCCTGACACAACAGGCTCCTCCCACAGTGTGACCCTCAAAGGCTTCACCATGAAGATAGAG GAAGTGCTGGAACCTAAATGTGAGCCTGCTGAGGAGGTCCCTCCGCAGGGTGAGCTGGAGATCCTCAGTGTGAACTCCCTGAGACGCAGCATCAGCCAGGTGATGGATGGAAAGTCCCTCACAGGAGACGACGAAGCGTGGGACCCAACCATTTCAGGCCATGACAGTGGGATG tttATGGATGATGAGGAATTTGTTGACACCATCAAAGGTTTCAGCACCGTGAGAAAGGAGCACACCATGTTCACTGACACCAACCTGTGA
- the LOC113137090 gene encoding usherin isoform X1: MLHKALKKPPFTRERPPLVALPMQKRSPMAVYPPSNSVLFDTVPDTTGSSHSVTLKGFTMKIEQEVLEPKCEPAEEVPPQGELEILSVNSLRRSISQVMDGKSLTGDDEAWDPTISGHDSGMFMDDEEFVDTIKGFSTVRKEHTMFTDTNL; the protein is encoded by the exons ATGCTTCATAAG GCCCTGAAAAAACCCCCCTTCACCAGAGAGAGACCTCCACTGGTGGCCCTACCCATGCAGAAGAGGAGCCCCATGGCTGTTTACCCACCCAGTAACTCTGTTTTG TTTGACACTGTGCCTGACACAACAGGCTCCTCCCACAGTGTGACCCTCAAAGGCTTCACCATGAAGATAGAG cAGGAAGTGCTGGAACCTAAATGTGAGCCTGCTGAGGAGGTCCCTCCGCAGGGTGAGCTGGAGATCCTCAGTGTGAACTCCCTGAGACGCAGCATCAGCCAGGTGATGGATGGAAAGTCCCTCACAGGAGACGACGAAGCGTGGGACCCAACCATTTCAGGCCATGACAGTGGGATG tttATGGATGATGAGGAATTTGTTGACACCATCAAAGGTTTCAGCACCGTGAGAAAGGAGCACACCATGTTCACTGACACCAACCTGTGA